From a region of the Panicum virgatum strain AP13 chromosome 2K, P.virgatum_v5, whole genome shotgun sequence genome:
- the LOC120683848 gene encoding uncharacterized protein LOC120683848 isoform X3 produces MVVEGGGGGGREVVKLEDAVKLLVEHLVKPVLPHGTLRREEALKPENQEAVARQIHATVLLYNYYHRKQFPQLEFADPERFSVIASLAAGEALLMYLKKVHEHHDNGTGGGLSVTDEAVIDACNIAEALDATKDSPEMIMWPISKVAVLLLNRTKNMCLVEHGSQTKGVMSILEKDITMALGGSRSSDVSVQESSNKSLALPSEPYVLQQIAYSEAELKTGIKRANLRFLEEHRVYSLSKKGTSTMLFVLQYEQNINNKLMERPLEFLVSRMSGPIFGCDPCPRTTSVVECFHLLPYKEVLLNIMNRPWPLDSSLSAPKEQLFQNGNPSSHSEIDESLKEQEANSKSKVKKINTNVSTPKKNKQVVKAVSDSGANNCSTTKNKKNSNTNSKRKPETFKGTLPTYPERGDGESPTKEIDSLAALDVESLKFVSTKPANAANGGSVDLHARVQMDKDRTEKHSKYRNTTQDTILASYVDPVINNHGLESQKEKVTAKSGGITDNMNVQKYATLQLLQKMRDDTLREHCMLGDRSAQYEMEIQTILTEGDMTPKVTSILKKYEKNWNTIDASNPTCSGKGCQNMNLKRKKLKEAILLRNKCQELDDICRESNWILPRYKVLPSVTGDMYQASVYLTGPDFNLSADGDRKITPHEARDSAASNMLHQLQQKAKEN; encoded by the exons ATGGTggtggaaggcggcggcggcggcggccgggaggtgGTGAAGCTGGAGGACGCGGTGAAGCTGCTGGTGGAGCACCTCGTGAAGCCGGTGCTGCCGCACGGCACGCTTCGGCGGGAGGAGGCCCTGAAGCCGGAGAACCAGGAGGCCGTGGCGCGTCAG ATCCACGCAACAGTTCTCCTGTACAACTATTACCACCGGAAGCAGTTCCCACAGCTTGAATTTGCCGATCCCGAGCGATTCTCTGTGATAGCCTCCCTCGCTGCCGGGGAAGCTCTGCTCATGTACCTGAAAAAGGTCCACGAGCACCACGACAACGGCACTGGGGGTGGGCTCTCGGTCACTGACGAGGCAGTCATTGATGCCTGCAATATTGCCGAGGCGCTCGACGCCACGAAAGACTCCCCCGAGATGATCATGTGGCCCATCTCCAAGGTCGCTGTTCTGCTTCTCAATAGGACAAAGAATATGTGCTTGGTCGAGCATGGATCTCAAACCAAGGGCGTCATGTCAATCTTGGAGAAAGATATCACGATGGCATTGGGTGGATCGCGTAGCAGTGATGTGTCAGTGCAGGAATCGAGCAATAAATCCTTAGCACTTCCTTCTGAACCATACGTGCTTCAGCAGATTGCATATTCAGAGGCGGAGCTCAAAACAG GTATCAAGCGTGCAAACTTGCGTTTTCTCGAAGAACATCGGGTGTACTCATTGAGTAAAAAAGGGACATCTACGATGTTGTTTGTTCTGCAGTATGAGCAAAATATCAATAACAAGCTTATGGAAAGGCCTTTGGAATTTCTGGTCAGCAG GATGAGCGGTCCTATATTTGGATGTGATCCATGTCCTCGAACGACATCTGTTGTTGAGTGCTTTCATTTACTGCCATACAAGGAGGTTCTGTTAAACATCATGAACAG GCCATGGCCTTTGGATTCTTCACTGAGCGCTCCAAAGGAGCAATTATTTCAAAATGGAAACCCGTCATCCCACTCTGAAAtagatgaaagtttgaaggaaCAAGAAGCTAATAGCAAGTCCAAAGTGAAAAAAATAAACACAAACGTTTCAACTCCAAAGAAAAATAAACAGGTAGTAAAAGCAGTTAGCGATAGTGGCGCCAACAACTGCAGCACcaccaaaaacaaaaaaaacagcaacacgaacagcaaaagaaaacccgaAACCTTCAAGGGTACACTCCCTACCTACCCAGAGCGTGGGGATGGCGAGAGCCCCACAAAAGAAATTGACTCACTTGCTGCTCTAGATGTGGAAAGTTTAAAATTCGTTAGCACAAAACCCGCAAATGCAGCAAATGGAGGTTCTGTAGACTTACACGCCA GAGTCCAAATGGACAAGGACAGAACAGAGAAGCACTCCAAGTATAGAAATACGACCCAAGATACCATTCTG GCATCATATGTTGATCCTGTAATTAACAATCATGGTTTGGAAAGCCAAAAGGAGAAAGTCACAGCAAAGTCTG GTGGCATCACAGATAACATGAATGTTCAGAAGTATGCGACCCTGCAGTTACTTCAGAAGATGCGGGATGATACT CTCCGTGAGCATTGCATGCTTGGAGATCGAAGTGCTCAGTATGAAATGGAAATTCAAACAATCTTGACAG AAGGGGATATGACACCTAAAGTGACGTCAATCCTGAAGAAATATGAGAAAAACTGGAACACGATAGATGCTTCCAATCCAACCTGCTCTGGAAAAGGATGCCAAAACATGAACTTAAAGAGGAAGAAACTGAAAGAGGCCATTCTTCTACGCAACAAATGCCAG GAACTGGATGACATATGCCGTGAGAGCAATTGGATTCTTCCAAGATACAAAGTACTTCCTTCAGTTACAGGTG ATATGTACCAGGCAAGTGTCTACCTTACGGGCCCAGATTTCAACTTGAGTGCGGATGGTGATAGGAAGATCACCCCTCATGAGGCGCGTGACTCTGCAGCGTCCAACATGTTGCACCAGCTTCAGCagaaggcaaaggaaaattag
- the LOC120683848 gene encoding uncharacterized protein LOC120683848 isoform X2, with amino-acid sequence MVVEGGGGGGREVVKLEDAVKLLVEHLVKPVLPHGTLRREEALKPENQEAVARQIHATVLLYNYYHRKQFPQLEFADPERFSVIASLAAGEALLMYLKKVHEHHDNGTGGGLSVTDEAVIDACNIAEALDATKDSPEMIMWPISKVAVLLLNRTKNMCLVEHGSQTKGVMSILEKDITMALGGSRSSDVSVQESSNKSLALPSEPYVLQQIAYSEAELKTGIKRANLRFLEEHRVYSLSKKGTSTMLFVLQYEQNINNKLMERPLEFLVSRMSGPIFGCDPCPRTTSVVECFHLLPYKEVLLNIMNRPWPLDSSLSAPKEQLFQNGNPSSHSEIDESLKEQEANSKSKVKKINTNVSTPKKNKQVVKAVSDSGANNCSTTKNKKNSNTNSKRKPETFKGTLPTYPERGDGESPTKEIDSLAALDVESLKFVSTKPANAANGGSVDLHARVQMDKDRTEKHSKYRNTTQDTILASYVDPVINNHGLESQKEKVTAKSVPNPNLYTSTGNQGGITDNMNVQKYATLQLLQKMRDDTLREHCMLGDRSAQYEMEIQTILTEGDMTPKVTSILKKYEKNWNTIDASNPTCSGKGCQNMNLKRKKLKEAILLRNKCQELDDICRESNWILPRYKVLPSVTDMYQASVYLTGPDFNLSADGDRKITPHEARDSAASNMLHQLQQKAKEN; translated from the exons ATGGTggtggaaggcggcggcggcggcggccgggaggtgGTGAAGCTGGAGGACGCGGTGAAGCTGCTGGTGGAGCACCTCGTGAAGCCGGTGCTGCCGCACGGCACGCTTCGGCGGGAGGAGGCCCTGAAGCCGGAGAACCAGGAGGCCGTGGCGCGTCAG ATCCACGCAACAGTTCTCCTGTACAACTATTACCACCGGAAGCAGTTCCCACAGCTTGAATTTGCCGATCCCGAGCGATTCTCTGTGATAGCCTCCCTCGCTGCCGGGGAAGCTCTGCTCATGTACCTGAAAAAGGTCCACGAGCACCACGACAACGGCACTGGGGGTGGGCTCTCGGTCACTGACGAGGCAGTCATTGATGCCTGCAATATTGCCGAGGCGCTCGACGCCACGAAAGACTCCCCCGAGATGATCATGTGGCCCATCTCCAAGGTCGCTGTTCTGCTTCTCAATAGGACAAAGAATATGTGCTTGGTCGAGCATGGATCTCAAACCAAGGGCGTCATGTCAATCTTGGAGAAAGATATCACGATGGCATTGGGTGGATCGCGTAGCAGTGATGTGTCAGTGCAGGAATCGAGCAATAAATCCTTAGCACTTCCTTCTGAACCATACGTGCTTCAGCAGATTGCATATTCAGAGGCGGAGCTCAAAACAG GTATCAAGCGTGCAAACTTGCGTTTTCTCGAAGAACATCGGGTGTACTCATTGAGTAAAAAAGGGACATCTACGATGTTGTTTGTTCTGCAGTATGAGCAAAATATCAATAACAAGCTTATGGAAAGGCCTTTGGAATTTCTGGTCAGCAG GATGAGCGGTCCTATATTTGGATGTGATCCATGTCCTCGAACGACATCTGTTGTTGAGTGCTTTCATTTACTGCCATACAAGGAGGTTCTGTTAAACATCATGAACAG GCCATGGCCTTTGGATTCTTCACTGAGCGCTCCAAAGGAGCAATTATTTCAAAATGGAAACCCGTCATCCCACTCTGAAAtagatgaaagtttgaaggaaCAAGAAGCTAATAGCAAGTCCAAAGTGAAAAAAATAAACACAAACGTTTCAACTCCAAAGAAAAATAAACAGGTAGTAAAAGCAGTTAGCGATAGTGGCGCCAACAACTGCAGCACcaccaaaaacaaaaaaaacagcaacacgaacagcaaaagaaaacccgaAACCTTCAAGGGTACACTCCCTACCTACCCAGAGCGTGGGGATGGCGAGAGCCCCACAAAAGAAATTGACTCACTTGCTGCTCTAGATGTGGAAAGTTTAAAATTCGTTAGCACAAAACCCGCAAATGCAGCAAATGGAGGTTCTGTAGACTTACACGCCA GAGTCCAAATGGACAAGGACAGAACAGAGAAGCACTCCAAGTATAGAAATACGACCCAAGATACCATTCTG GCATCATATGTTGATCCTGTAATTAACAATCATGGTTTGGAAAGCCAAAAGGAGAAAGTCACAGCAAAGTCTG TCCCAAATCCTAATCTGTATACTTCAACTGGCAATCAAGGTGGCATCACAGATAACATGAATGTTCAGAAGTATGCGACCCTGCAGTTACTTCAGAAGATGCGGGATGATACT CTCCGTGAGCATTGCATGCTTGGAGATCGAAGTGCTCAGTATGAAATGGAAATTCAAACAATCTTGACAG AAGGGGATATGACACCTAAAGTGACGTCAATCCTGAAGAAATATGAGAAAAACTGGAACACGATAGATGCTTCCAATCCAACCTGCTCTGGAAAAGGATGCCAAAACATGAACTTAAAGAGGAAGAAACTGAAAGAGGCCATTCTTCTACGCAACAAATGCCAG GAACTGGATGACATATGCCGTGAGAGCAATTGGATTCTTCCAAGATACAAAGTACTTCCTTCAGTTACAG ATATGTACCAGGCAAGTGTCTACCTTACGGGCCCAGATTTCAACTTGAGTGCGGATGGTGATAGGAAGATCACCCCTCATGAGGCGCGTGACTCTGCAGCGTCCAACATGTTGCACCAGCTTCAGCagaaggcaaaggaaaattag
- the LOC120683848 gene encoding uncharacterized protein LOC120683848 isoform X1, whose product MVVEGGGGGGREVVKLEDAVKLLVEHLVKPVLPHGTLRREEALKPENQEAVARQIHATVLLYNYYHRKQFPQLEFADPERFSVIASLAAGEALLMYLKKVHEHHDNGTGGGLSVTDEAVIDACNIAEALDATKDSPEMIMWPISKVAVLLLNRTKNMCLVEHGSQTKGVMSILEKDITMALGGSRSSDVSVQESSNKSLALPSEPYVLQQIAYSEAELKTGIKRANLRFLEEHRVYSLSKKGTSTMLFVLQYEQNINNKLMERPLEFLVSRMSGPIFGCDPCPRTTSVVECFHLLPYKEVLLNIMNRPWPLDSSLSAPKEQLFQNGNPSSHSEIDESLKEQEANSKSKVKKINTNVSTPKKNKQVVKAVSDSGANNCSTTKNKKNSNTNSKRKPETFKGTLPTYPERGDGESPTKEIDSLAALDVESLKFVSTKPANAANGGSVDLHARVQMDKDRTEKHSKYRNTTQDTILASYVDPVINNHGLESQKEKVTAKSVPNPNLYTSTGNQGGITDNMNVQKYATLQLLQKMRDDTLREHCMLGDRSAQYEMEIQTILTEGDMTPKVTSILKKYEKNWNTIDASNPTCSGKGCQNMNLKRKKLKEAILLRNKCQELDDICRESNWILPRYKVLPSVTGDMYQASVYLTGPDFNLSADGDRKITPHEARDSAASNMLHQLQQKAKEN is encoded by the exons ATGGTggtggaaggcggcggcggcggcggccgggaggtgGTGAAGCTGGAGGACGCGGTGAAGCTGCTGGTGGAGCACCTCGTGAAGCCGGTGCTGCCGCACGGCACGCTTCGGCGGGAGGAGGCCCTGAAGCCGGAGAACCAGGAGGCCGTGGCGCGTCAG ATCCACGCAACAGTTCTCCTGTACAACTATTACCACCGGAAGCAGTTCCCACAGCTTGAATTTGCCGATCCCGAGCGATTCTCTGTGATAGCCTCCCTCGCTGCCGGGGAAGCTCTGCTCATGTACCTGAAAAAGGTCCACGAGCACCACGACAACGGCACTGGGGGTGGGCTCTCGGTCACTGACGAGGCAGTCATTGATGCCTGCAATATTGCCGAGGCGCTCGACGCCACGAAAGACTCCCCCGAGATGATCATGTGGCCCATCTCCAAGGTCGCTGTTCTGCTTCTCAATAGGACAAAGAATATGTGCTTGGTCGAGCATGGATCTCAAACCAAGGGCGTCATGTCAATCTTGGAGAAAGATATCACGATGGCATTGGGTGGATCGCGTAGCAGTGATGTGTCAGTGCAGGAATCGAGCAATAAATCCTTAGCACTTCCTTCTGAACCATACGTGCTTCAGCAGATTGCATATTCAGAGGCGGAGCTCAAAACAG GTATCAAGCGTGCAAACTTGCGTTTTCTCGAAGAACATCGGGTGTACTCATTGAGTAAAAAAGGGACATCTACGATGTTGTTTGTTCTGCAGTATGAGCAAAATATCAATAACAAGCTTATGGAAAGGCCTTTGGAATTTCTGGTCAGCAG GATGAGCGGTCCTATATTTGGATGTGATCCATGTCCTCGAACGACATCTGTTGTTGAGTGCTTTCATTTACTGCCATACAAGGAGGTTCTGTTAAACATCATGAACAG GCCATGGCCTTTGGATTCTTCACTGAGCGCTCCAAAGGAGCAATTATTTCAAAATGGAAACCCGTCATCCCACTCTGAAAtagatgaaagtttgaaggaaCAAGAAGCTAATAGCAAGTCCAAAGTGAAAAAAATAAACACAAACGTTTCAACTCCAAAGAAAAATAAACAGGTAGTAAAAGCAGTTAGCGATAGTGGCGCCAACAACTGCAGCACcaccaaaaacaaaaaaaacagcaacacgaacagcaaaagaaaacccgaAACCTTCAAGGGTACACTCCCTACCTACCCAGAGCGTGGGGATGGCGAGAGCCCCACAAAAGAAATTGACTCACTTGCTGCTCTAGATGTGGAAAGTTTAAAATTCGTTAGCACAAAACCCGCAAATGCAGCAAATGGAGGTTCTGTAGACTTACACGCCA GAGTCCAAATGGACAAGGACAGAACAGAGAAGCACTCCAAGTATAGAAATACGACCCAAGATACCATTCTG GCATCATATGTTGATCCTGTAATTAACAATCATGGTTTGGAAAGCCAAAAGGAGAAAGTCACAGCAAAGTCTG TCCCAAATCCTAATCTGTATACTTCAACTGGCAATCAAGGTGGCATCACAGATAACATGAATGTTCAGAAGTATGCGACCCTGCAGTTACTTCAGAAGATGCGGGATGATACT CTCCGTGAGCATTGCATGCTTGGAGATCGAAGTGCTCAGTATGAAATGGAAATTCAAACAATCTTGACAG AAGGGGATATGACACCTAAAGTGACGTCAATCCTGAAGAAATATGAGAAAAACTGGAACACGATAGATGCTTCCAATCCAACCTGCTCTGGAAAAGGATGCCAAAACATGAACTTAAAGAGGAAGAAACTGAAAGAGGCCATTCTTCTACGCAACAAATGCCAG GAACTGGATGACATATGCCGTGAGAGCAATTGGATTCTTCCAAGATACAAAGTACTTCCTTCAGTTACAGGTG ATATGTACCAGGCAAGTGTCTACCTTACGGGCCCAGATTTCAACTTGAGTGCGGATGGTGATAGGAAGATCACCCCTCATGAGGCGCGTGACTCTGCAGCGTCCAACATGTTGCACCAGCTTCAGCagaaggcaaaggaaaattag
- the LOC120683869 gene encoding putidaredoxin-like — protein MAIAARALRRLPLHLSPSLARSFCAVSPAAASATPAPAAASAKVADRIVRVLAIDPDGARREVVGLSGQTLLRALANAGLIEPASHRLEEIDACSAECEVHIAQEWLEKLPPASYEERYVLTRASRNRELNKHARLGCQVVLAPELQGMVVAVPEPKPWDIP, from the coding sequence ATGGCGATCGCGGCGCGtgccctgcgccgcctcccgcTCCATCTCTCCCCGTCGCTCGCCCGCTCCTTCTGTGCCgtctccccggccgccgcctcggccaccCCGGCACCCGCTGCCGCATCCGCCAAGGTCGCCGACCGCATCGTGCGCGTCCTCGCCATCGACCCCGACGGTGCGCGCCGCGAGGTGGTCGGCCTCTCCGGGCAGACCCTGCTCCGCGCGCTCGCCAACGCGGGGCTCATCGAGCCGGCGTCCCACCGCCTCGAGGAGATCGACGCGTGCTCCGCCGAGTGCGAGGTCCACATCGCGCAGGAGTGGCTCGAGAAGCTGCCGCCGGCGTCCTACGAGGAGCGATACGTGCTCACCCGCGCGTCCAGGAACCGAGAGCTCAACAAGCACGCGCGCCTGGGCTGCCAGGTCGTCCTCGCGCCCGAGCTGCAGGGGATGGTCGTCGCCGTCCCCGAGCCCAAGCCGTGGGACATCCCGTAA